Proteins from a genomic interval of Pseudovibrio sp. Tun.PSC04-5.I4:
- a CDS encoding non-ribosomal peptide synthetase has protein sequence MKAQQLLDYFSRHNVHIAVDGEKLRIKAPKGFLSSELAAALKLEKVALIELLTRQREEECNAGTPLSPSQRHLWFLHQLDPETPSYNNPIAIKITGPLNVKELHRAVNAVVARHDMLRARFTSRNGVPSQTFPLAVELDLDLINLSSLAQEHQEIALAGAIQADARMPFDLDTEPMVRTSYVKLSDAEHVWLVNLHHIAADGWSIGLFFNEVTAHYNGLRTGTQPDVPALIMQYADYVTHTQKTHGSSEEPRQTAYWIKQLQGLPDALDLPTDFLRPAQQTHNGAHYELELDEDLSARLRQFCTQRSITPFALFLAGFSVILWRYSQQENICIGTSFANRHLAEVEPLIGHFINTLALKANVSASMKFEDLVTQAQTTILEALDNQEIPFERVVEAVNPERSATHSPLFQVMLIYQNVPGSTLQMEEVETSALTTDSQTAKFDITLEVFERGQIFSFGFEYNRDLFTQRRIQRLADHLSCFLSDAVTRPATPVSELNYITPEETHLLTEVWPKGETQPFDAETIEDAIEAQCLRTPDALAVVFGERVMNYATLNAQANQLAQHLQTLGVGTGSPVGLLFERSIELVVAMLAILKVGGHFVPLEPGLPIKRLEYMVEDSQPVLIVYHDATSGILTRLDEACGIHSLLLNGDQLKVIADTYDPVNLPAKPHNADSLAYIIYTSGSTGVPKGTKLTHRGLVNLTEWSCRTFPFSTGDVLLQKTPMGFDAAVWEFFWPLTTGASLALAPPESHTSPSELVRLCAAHNITAIQFVPAMLDLFLDVPELAACPQLRDVFCGGGELGGPLLRKFANKMPWARLHNVYGPTECTVDSTWHAITPDDLDSLSAPIGKPISNTSAYLLDEYGAPVPVGVLGEIYIGGSGLSSGYLNAPQLTTEAFTQSPFEEDEQLYRTGDLARYTENGDLIFAVRKDNQVKLNGFRIELSEIDAVFSQVSQCQNCAALVVHREDTPAHLALCYTNVHGEPLPEESLKSDLGQALPAYMVPNQLLHIDSIPLTNNGKVDYQALEALLLDTDAVFKVNQESPRDHIELQIYNIWKKVLLHPSIGISDNFFHVGGSSIAAIKVAHRVGKLFKVSVPPKVFIANPTIEALATWIRTGAADDSDLDNLITFRESRSGKQIVCIHPAGGTGFCYLSLAKVLADDIGIYGLQSPGLNAGEDLLPSITVMAEAYLSRIEHIADDQIVLTGLSFGGYVAFEMARLLKARGNNNVSVILLDTQGFEEHERESLAPVGLQEFRDKLVKFNGMYPGIEDGQIQRYYEVYNHNRSCVPSYDCQPLEARVVFIQALGTLDKTYLHELRKFWIERVSGSFMTRLVRGDHWELLESSEIQRVTKAIYHEFHLFELQATTPAGVVASGVRKTVSA, from the coding sequence ATGAAGGCCCAACAACTCCTTGATTATTTCTCCCGCCATAACGTGCACATAGCGGTGGATGGAGAAAAGCTTCGGATCAAAGCCCCAAAGGGATTTCTAAGTTCGGAATTGGCCGCAGCTTTGAAACTGGAAAAAGTGGCCTTGATTGAGTTGCTGACCCGACAGAGGGAGGAGGAATGCAACGCTGGCACTCCGCTCTCACCGTCGCAGCGGCATTTGTGGTTTCTGCATCAACTGGATCCGGAAACCCCGTCCTACAACAACCCCATTGCCATAAAAATCACAGGCCCCCTGAACGTCAAAGAGTTACATCGCGCAGTTAATGCTGTGGTGGCGAGGCACGACATGCTGCGAGCCCGGTTTACATCCCGAAACGGGGTCCCCTCGCAAACGTTCCCATTGGCCGTAGAACTGGATTTGGACCTCATAAATCTTAGTAGTTTGGCACAGGAGCATCAGGAAATTGCTTTGGCTGGGGCTATACAGGCTGATGCCCGGATGCCGTTTGATCTGGACACCGAGCCTATGGTGCGCACTAGCTATGTGAAACTATCCGATGCAGAGCATGTTTGGCTGGTAAACCTGCACCACATCGCGGCAGACGGTTGGTCTATCGGCCTTTTCTTCAATGAGGTAACCGCTCATTACAATGGTTTGAGAACCGGAACGCAACCAGATGTACCGGCACTCATCATGCAATATGCAGACTATGTTACACATACCCAGAAAACCCATGGCAGCTCTGAAGAACCTCGGCAAACAGCTTATTGGATAAAGCAACTCCAAGGTCTCCCAGATGCCTTGGATCTACCTACAGATTTCCTAAGACCAGCTCAACAAACCCATAATGGGGCCCACTATGAGCTAGAGCTGGACGAAGACCTGAGCGCACGTCTTCGCCAATTTTGCACCCAGCGTTCTATTACACCGTTTGCGCTCTTTCTCGCGGGTTTTTCCGTTATTCTCTGGCGTTACAGTCAGCAGGAAAACATTTGCATTGGCACTTCCTTTGCCAACCGTCATCTGGCCGAAGTCGAGCCACTCATCGGCCACTTCATCAATACGCTGGCGCTTAAGGCAAATGTGAGCGCATCGATGAAGTTCGAGGATCTTGTTACCCAAGCCCAGACAACCATACTGGAGGCATTGGACAATCAGGAAATTCCTTTTGAGCGTGTTGTGGAGGCCGTAAATCCTGAACGCTCAGCAACCCACTCTCCTCTGTTTCAGGTGATGTTGATCTATCAAAACGTGCCCGGTAGTACCTTGCAAATGGAAGAAGTAGAAACGTCTGCGTTGACGACAGATAGTCAAACCGCGAAATTCGATATCACCCTAGAGGTATTCGAGCGAGGGCAAATTTTCAGCTTCGGGTTCGAGTATAATCGAGATCTATTCACACAGCGACGCATCCAGCGGTTAGCGGATCATCTATCCTGCTTCCTGTCTGATGCAGTTACCAGACCGGCAACACCCGTCAGTGAACTCAACTACATTACACCGGAAGAAACCCACCTGCTGACAGAGGTCTGGCCTAAGGGCGAAACTCAACCGTTTGACGCTGAAACCATTGAAGACGCAATTGAGGCGCAATGCCTTCGCACACCAGATGCACTGGCGGTGGTGTTTGGCGAACGTGTCATGAACTACGCGACTTTGAACGCACAGGCCAACCAGCTTGCTCAGCACCTTCAAACCTTAGGGGTTGGTACTGGCAGCCCCGTGGGGCTTCTCTTCGAGCGCTCCATTGAGCTGGTTGTTGCAATGCTGGCTATTCTCAAGGTAGGTGGCCATTTTGTCCCTCTCGAGCCCGGTCTCCCAATCAAGCGATTGGAATATATGGTCGAGGATAGCCAGCCGGTCCTGATCGTGTATCACGACGCAACCTCCGGGATACTTACAAGGCTCGATGAGGCTTGCGGGATTCACTCTCTTCTGTTGAACGGGGACCAGTTGAAAGTCATCGCGGACACGTATGACCCAGTAAACCTGCCCGCAAAACCCCATAATGCCGATAGTCTTGCCTATATCATCTACACCTCCGGCTCTACCGGAGTGCCTAAGGGGACTAAGCTCACCCATCGCGGGCTGGTGAATCTGACTGAATGGAGTTGCCGGACCTTTCCATTTTCCACTGGTGATGTACTTCTACAAAAAACACCGATGGGATTTGACGCCGCTGTCTGGGAGTTTTTCTGGCCGCTTACCACTGGTGCCTCTCTGGCATTGGCACCGCCTGAATCTCACACATCTCCCTCAGAATTGGTCCGCTTATGCGCGGCACACAACATAACTGCAATCCAGTTCGTACCAGCAATGCTAGATCTTTTCCTCGATGTGCCGGAACTTGCTGCATGTCCCCAGCTGCGCGATGTTTTCTGCGGTGGAGGAGAACTGGGCGGGCCGTTACTGCGCAAGTTTGCGAACAAGATGCCCTGGGCGCGACTGCACAATGTCTATGGTCCAACCGAATGTACTGTAGACAGCACATGGCACGCGATCACACCTGATGATCTCGATTCCCTATCTGCGCCTATCGGGAAGCCCATTTCCAATACATCTGCCTACCTGCTGGATGAATATGGTGCTCCTGTACCCGTCGGGGTTCTGGGGGAGATTTATATTGGCGGTTCTGGCTTATCATCTGGATATCTTAACGCTCCGCAGCTAACAACTGAGGCTTTCACCCAAAGCCCGTTTGAGGAAGATGAGCAGCTATACCGAACCGGAGACCTTGCCCGTTACACCGAAAACGGTGATCTTATTTTTGCTGTTCGTAAAGACAATCAGGTCAAACTCAATGGGTTCCGTATCGAGCTTTCCGAGATTGATGCTGTCTTTTCGCAGGTCTCGCAGTGCCAAAACTGTGCCGCTCTCGTTGTTCACCGGGAGGATACCCCAGCTCACCTCGCCCTTTGTTATACTAATGTTCATGGAGAACCTCTGCCTGAAGAGAGCCTGAAATCAGATCTTGGGCAAGCCTTACCTGCCTACATGGTTCCGAACCAGTTGCTTCACATAGATAGCATTCCGCTAACTAACAACGGCAAGGTGGACTATCAAGCGCTTGAGGCGCTCCTCCTTGATACTGATGCTGTGTTCAAGGTCAATCAAGAGAGTCCGAGAGACCACATCGAGCTCCAAATCTACAACATCTGGAAAAAGGTGCTCCTGCACCCCTCTATCGGCATCAGTGACAATTTTTTCCATGTGGGCGGCTCTTCCATCGCTGCTATCAAGGTTGCTCATCGTGTCGGTAAGCTCTTCAAAGTTAGCGTTCCACCCAAGGTTTTCATCGCAAACCCGACGATTGAGGCACTCGCAACTTGGATCAGAACAGGAGCCGCAGATGATAGTGATCTCGACAACCTCATCACGTTCCGGGAAAGCCGCAGCGGCAAACAGATTGTATGCATCCATCCTGCTGGCGGAACAGGCTTTTGCTATCTCTCGTTGGCCAAAGTACTGGCTGACGACATCGGCATTTATGGCCTGCAATCGCCGGGTTTAAACGCAGGGGAAGACCTTCTGCCGTCCATCACAGTAATGGCTGAAGCTTATCTGAGCCGAATTGAACACATCGCAGATGACCAAATCGTTTTGACTGGGCTTTCCTTTGGTGGTTACGTCGCCTTCGAAATGGCCCGTCTTCTCAAAGCCCGTGGCAACAACAACGTCAGCGTGATCCTGTTGGATACGCAAGGGTTTGAAGAGCATGAGCGAGAAAGCCTTGCGCCAGTTGGTTTGCAAGAGTTCCGCGACAAACTCGTTAAGTTCAATGGCATGTATCCCGGCATCGAAGATGGGCAAATCCAGCGGTACTATGAGGTCTACAACCACAATCGCTCTTGTGTGCCCAGCTATGACTGCCAGCCACTTGAAGCGCGGGTTGTGTTCATTCAGGCTTTAGGAACGCTAGACAAAACCTACCTGCACGAATTGCGCAAATTCTGGATAGAGAGAGTGTCCGGGAGTTTCATGACCAGGTTGGTCCGCGGGGATCACTGGGAGCTATTGGAGTCCAGCGAGATCCAACGAGTGACAAAAGCCATCTACCACGAGTTCCATTTGTTCGAGTTGCAGGCAACTACTCCCGCAGGCGTTGTTGCCTCCGGTGTTCGTAAGACTGTGAGCGCCTAG